In Gopherus flavomarginatus isolate rGopFla2 chromosome 5, rGopFla2.mat.asm, whole genome shotgun sequence, one DNA window encodes the following:
- the LOC127052023 gene encoding histone H4-like — translation MSGRGKGGKGLGKGGAKRHRKVLRDNIQGITKPAISRLARRGGVKRISGLIYEETRRVLKVFLENVIRDAVTYTEHAKRKTVTAMDVVYALKRQGRTLYGFGG, via the coding sequence ATGTCTGGTCGTGGTAAGGGAGGCAAGGGTCTCGGGAAAGGAGGTGCTAAGCGCCATAGGAAGGTGTTGAGGGATAATATCCAGGGCATTACAAAACCCGCTATTAGTCGTTTGGCTCGTCGTGGGGGAGTGAAGCGTATTTCAGGTCTCATTTACGAGGAGACTCGCAGGGTGCTGAAAGTGTTTCTGGAGAACGTGATCCGAGATGCCGTCACTTACACCGAGCATGCGAAGCGGAAGACTGTGACTGCTATGGATGTTGTTTATGCGTTGAAGCGCCAGGGTCGTACTCTGTACGGATTTGGAGGCTAA